One Xylocopa sonorina isolate GNS202 unplaced genomic scaffold, iyXylSono1_principal scaffold0014, whole genome shotgun sequence genomic window carries:
- the Pig-g gene encoding phosphatidylinositol glycan anchor biosynthesis class G: MKIILIYFCKINYNFKIKTKKKMDKNTITLFYVALIGPFSISLFLYGFFPLVNLDNSVSTQDDIPTTIENARIKLETLYQPMVKRLVLMIIDALRWDFIVGPTGIASMPVTSALINSSACLLRTRVQPPTVTMPRIKAITTGTIPSFIDVVLNFGAKPVSGDSVLLQAKRAGHEAVFYGDDTWITLFPSIFARYDGTTSFVVTDFTQVDDNVTRHLDDELYDRTDWSVMVLHYLGLDHIGHVQGPFSPLIETKLAEMDAVIGRIQSRVHEWNERNESTLFIICGDHGMKDSGGHGGSTISETTVPLIAIGGDCAQIEDHFAEISQIDIAPTLAMALGLPIPHSNVGTAFLDTLYDLPASKKLFLLYYNSKQLFEQFKRLAGYESEYAYEKYLEAMRLHIAWLNSKDHPEDTINDIMLSYRLALQNMKEILINSTIKYDFQIITMAMLFLCHITCISMGRMSSAPAKLRNVGCFLLSNLILWTLVNFLWQSEDVSLLRSTNSIAFMILLPVILIANSFLLAGIESYNFLSFEKMDNRREIWLFSLGSLIHAISLGGSSFVEEEHQTWYFYWATILALLLYDSIATLFLSKDCQRCSCAQNCLKLALLLAAHRILRKLNSTGDKYANLPDIAAFLIEQESSLAMTIVFVSGLALLISIDFNSGDEEYKYQSLILNFVASICIYLRHMENNSVLEAPINQHSVGSYGAKIFWLVLAMHFVNYAHSLVRRKRSAADFLRSTLYFILRMWITMAAMLHQPQNVALLPLQVILSSVASGITQDAEHRVATFLYNWLGNVFYFYQGNSNSLATIDVAAGYVGVQSYVPLINGSLLIINTYAAPVLAYLLLVYHIVQNEPYDFKKTCVRVSRAYIACRLLPLTLYTVIISIQRHHLFVWSVFSPKLLYETAHSIIICFTTLIVLFLLVKSLRRNSKSKFRRERFISMSITIFYNRVPIKKSNIQKSNILTENCERTKRGQPRKVVSALIIETKQWRS; encoded by the exons ATGAAAATTATACTAATTTatttctgcaaaataaattacaatttcaAAATTAAAACA AAAAAGAAAATGGACAAAAACACAATTACGCTATTCTACGTTGCCTTAATTGGACCTTTTTCCATCTCGTTATTCCTATACGGCTTCTTTCCCTTGGTAAACCTCGATAACAGCGTATCGACTCAAGACGATATACCAACAACGATAGAAAATGCCAG GATAAAATTAGAAACGTTGTACCAACCGATGGTCAAAAGACTGGTTTTAATGATAATCGATGCTCTGCGATGGGATTTTATTGTGGGACCAACAGGAATAGCTTCGATGCCAGTAACGAGTGCTCTAATAAACTCGTCTGCTTGTTTATTGCGAACCAGAGTGCAGCCACCGACTGTGACGATGCCCAGAATCAAG GCGATTACCACTGGAACGATACCAAGCTTCATCGATGTGGTCTTAAACTTTGGTGCGAAGCCAGTTTCTGGGGACAGCGTGCTTCTGCAGGCGAAGAGAGCTGGTCACGAGGCTGTATTCTACGGAGACGACACATGGATCACCTTATTCCCCTCAATCTTCGCTCGCTACGATGGTACAACATCATTCGTAGTCACAGACTTTACGCAG GTGGACGACAATGTGACCAGACACTTGGACGATGAGCTGTACGACAGAACAGATTGGTCCGTAATGGTGTTGCATTACTTAGGACTTGATCACATCGGTCATGTGCAAGGACCGTTCAGTCCTCTGATCGAAACGAAGCTTGCAGAAATGGACGCAGTGATTGGAAGAATTCAGTCGAGGGTCCACGAATGG AATGAGAGAAATGAGTCAACGCTGTTCATTATCTGCGGAGATCATGGGATGAAGGACTCAGGTGGTCATGGCGGTTCGACAATATCTGAGACCACAGTGCCTTTAATTGCTATCGGTGGCGATTGTGCTCAAATCGAAGATCATTTCGCTGAGATATCTCAAATAGACATTGCGCCTACCTTGGCCATGGCTCTTGGGCTTCCGATACCACATTCCAACGTGGGAACAGCCTTTCTGGACACCTTGTACGATCTGCCTGCATCGAAGAAGCTGTTTCTCCTTTATTACAACTCGAAACAGCTGTTCGAGCAGTTTAAAAGGCTCGCTGGCTACGAATCTGAAT ATGCGTACGAGAAGTATTTGGAAGCGATGAGGCTTCATATCGCTTGGTTGAACTCCAAAGACCATCCTGAAGATACGATCAATGATATTATGCTTTCTTATAGACTCGCATTGCAGAATATGAAAGAAATACTCATAAATAGCACAATAAAGTATGATTTTCAGATAATAACGATGGCTATGCTGTTTCTGTGCCAC ATTACTTGCATCTCGATGGGCAGAATGTCCTCTGCGCCAGCTAAATTAAGGAACGTTGGATGTTTTCTGCTCTCAAATTTGATTCTTTGGACGCTGGTGAATTTTCTGTGGCAATCTGAAGACGTATCACTGCTACGATCAACAAATTCAATCGCTTTTATGATTCTACTGCCTGTAATATTGATCGCAAACTCTTTTCTACTCGCTGGCATCGAAAGCTACAACTTTCTATCGTTCGAG AAAATGGACAATCGCAGAGAAATATGGCTCTTTTCGCTGGGGTCTTTGATACATGCGATCAGCCTTGGCGGAAGCAGCTTCGTAGAGGAGGAACATCAGACTTGGTACTTCTATTGGGCCACGATCCTTGCGCTGCTGCTCTACGACTCCATCGCAACACTTTTTCT CTCTAAGGATTGCCAGCGGTGCTCGTGTGCCCAGAATTGCCTGAAGCTTGCGCTGCTGCTCGCAGCGCACAGGATACTCAGGAAATTGAACAGTACGGGGGACAAGTACGCCAATCTTCCTGATATTGCTGCGTTTCTGATCGAACAGGAGAGTTCGCTGGCTATGACCATCGTTTTCGTCTCTG GTCTTGCGCTTTTAATATCCATCGATTTCAATTCTGGCGACGAAGAGTACAAATATCAATCGTTAATCCTAAATTTTGTCGCCAGTATCTGTATTTACCTTCGCCACATGGAAAACAACAGCGTCTTGGAAGCACCAATCAACCAGCACTCCGT GGGATCGTACGGAGCGAAGATCTTCTGGCTGGTGCTTGCGATGCACTTTGTGAACTACGCTCACTCTCTGGTGAGGAGAAAGCGCAGCGCAGCAGACTTTCTGAGGTCTACGTTGTACTTTATTCTACGTATGTGGATTACGATGGCTGCTATGCTGCATCAGCCACAGAACGTGGCGCTTTTGCCTCTTCAAGTGATCCTCAGCAGCGTTGCAAGTGGGATAACTCAAGACGCAGAGCATCGAGTGGCTACGTTCCTGTACAATTGGCTTGGAAATGTGTTCTACTTCTATCAG GGTAACTCGAATAGTCTGGCGACTATTGACGTAGCTGCTGGCTACGTTGGCGTACAGTCTTACGTGCCATTAATTAATGGCTCGCTGTTGATTATCAACACCTACGCTGCTCCAGTTTTAGCTTATCTATTGCTCGTTTACCACATCGTACAGAATGAGCCTTACGA CTTCAAGAAAACTTGCGTACGAGTCAGTAGAGCTTATATCGCCTGCAGATTGCTGCCGTTAACTCTGTACACTGTTATAATCAGCATACAGCGGCATCATTTGTTCGTCTGGTCAGTATTCTCACCAAAATTGCTGTACGAGACTGCGCATTCCATTATTATTTGTTTTACCACATTAATTGTGCTGTTTCTG CTTGTAAAGTCGCTTCGACGGAACAGTAAAAGCAAGTTTCGAAGAGAAAGATTTATTTCGATGTCAATTACCATTTTTTACAATCGTGTCCCTATAAAAAAATCAAACATACAAAAG TCGAACATTCTAACTGAGAACTGCGAACGTACGAAGAGAGGGCAGCCGCGCAAAGTTGTTTCAGCTTTGATCATCGAAACGAAACAGTGGCGAAGCTGA